TCTTTAAGGTGAAAAGCCCGTTCAAGCTCTCGAAGTTCGCCCTGGGCAAACCCGGGTTCATCGATACCGAGAAGGTCGTGGCCGACTTTTTGGAGTATTTTCCCGAGAACTCCTTCGAGGCCCTCGCCAAAAGCCTCTTCCTGACCGCCACCGACATCGTCAACGCCCGGCTCGAGATCTTCAC
This region of bacterium genomic DNA includes:
- a CDS encoding patatin; translated protein: MEHRLGIVLSGGGSRGIAHIGVLKALEENGLAPDCIAGTSSGAIVGALYAADYPAEEMLEFFKVKSPFKLSKFALGKPGFIDTEKVVADFLEYFPENSFEALAKSLFLTATDIVNARLEIFT